A segment of the Anomalospiza imberbis isolate Cuckoo-Finch-1a 21T00152 chromosome 16, ASM3175350v1, whole genome shotgun sequence genome:
CAGTGCCCATCTCCAGCCACAGGGCACCCCCAGAACAGTGACACAGTCCTGAGGGGGTGTGGCAGGGAGCCAGGCTTGGTGGGCTGGATTGTGCCCCCCCTCCCCATGGCTGGGCATGCTGCCTGTCTGCCCAGGTGCCAAAATGTGTACTACTGTGGCGTGGCGTGCCAGCGTGCCAACTGGCCGCTGCACAAGAAGTTCTGCAAGAAGCTGAAGCTGGTGGCCCTGGACCGGCTGGTGGAGTGGCTTGTCTTCACAGGTGAGGGATGTGTCCCCCTGGACCTGCCTGACCCCCATCCCTGGCTGCACAGCTCCTGTGGTGGGATGTAGTGTCCTTTCTCCAGCCCCACGCCCACAGCACAGGTGGGACAGGCAGCCTGGGCTGTAGCACCACCACTGTACCCTCCAACCTCCTCCTGACACCCCAGGAGACATCCCATTTCCCACGGACACCTGGACAAAACCTGCCCGGGACGTGAAGGGCTGGGAGGACTGGTTCTccatgcaggagcagctggaggagaagctGGGTGCCATCGTGGCTGGGCGGTACATGACCCTGCTGTGGGCCAACGCCGGGAAGCCGCGGCCGGAGGACACGGAGCTGCGGGAATCCATCCGGCGCCTGGTCACCGACTTCCACTCGCGGCCGCTCACCATCGGCCTGGGACTGCGGCTTTTTGGCATCGACCCCCTCACCAGGCCCCTCACCGTGCACGTGGTGGGGGCTTCCCATGTGGAGACCCTCAACACGAGGCTGACGGACTACGACGAGCTGACACGGATGTTCCCGGGGCACCAGGGCGTGGAGAtggtgatggtgggggtggacGTGGTGGACGGACCCATCATGAGGCCACCCCTGACCACGCTGGCGCCCCGGGGAAAAGTCTATCTCAGCAGCTACAAGGGGCTCTACCACGATTTCTGGGAAAGCCACGTGGAGACCAAGCTGGCCGCCCCTCCTGACCTGGTGGTGGGCTTTCACCCGGGTAAGTGCCTGCGCCACGGAGGGGCCGGACCCTCACACCCCACTGCTGTCACAGGGACAACCACAGGGCACATGGGCTCAGGGACCACCCTGAGCACCCCGGCAGTACCTGTGGCTGGGCGTGAAGGTGGCCTGGGACATACTCAGGGCTCTGCACCAAGGCACAATGGGCAGCTGGGGGGACCCCCTGGGACATGGCTGCCTTGTCTCCCCACCGGGCActctgtcctgcctgtgtcacccACCTGCAGGTGAAACACATCCTTCCCTTCAGGTCTCGGTGCTGTGGCTTAGCCCAGGACCCAGAGTTTGGGGTGCCCCACATGCTGGTGGGGAGCCAGACCCCACCTTGCTGAGGGCTGCCAAACTCACTGCATACTTGGAGTGTCCAGCACAGAGTGGATGCAGTTGGAGCCGGCTTTCCCCGGGGccagggtgggatgggaaaGAGGTGGAATCCTCATGGCTGTGTCCCCACAGGTTTCCATGCCTGCCCAGACCTGCTGGCGGGCTGgctgcccaccctgctgctgctgcgggaCTATCGCCTGCCCGTGCTCTTCACCGTGTACAGGTGAGCACAGCCCCACCTCCCCGGTGAGCTGGCACAGACACCCAGTCACCGCGCCTGTCCTCTCTTCTGGCAGCGAGCAGGAGCTGAAGGCCTCCCTGCAGATCCTTGTGGAGCTCGAGACGCACGTTGTGGGTTATGCCAGCAACCCCTTTGCCTCGCTGCGGCCCGAGCAGGTCTACTCGAGCCCCAACAAGCCGCCCGTCTACTGCAGCTCCCACTACATcgccctgctgggagcagaggctgtgccGGGGACTGAAGAGCTGGAGGATGATGAtggctggcagggaggagagcccagtgctgctgctgtggtggcTAGGGGCAttgccccagggctgggctgatTCCTGCCTGCCCTGACCACCTGACCCCCAGAGCCTCGCTGCCCATCCAGGACCCCATCTTCACATCCTGGGATCAGCGATCCAGAAATGCCTCACTGCACACGTGGAGGCCTGggggatgcagcactccagcacAGGCATGGCACCCTTCCACAGCACCAAATAAATCACTATCAGCAACCAGCTGCCGTGTCTCGAGCTTTATTTCCAAAAAGGCCTTTGTTTTCCTAAAGAAAACGAGGGGCTgagcccaccccagcccccctcGAGCAGCCACGGCCTCTGGAGGGACAGCGAAGGGGACCCtgactgcaggagcagctgtgcacagggctgtgcagccccttGGGGTCCGgtggggagccccagcccagcccttggctgtcactgtcaccctcACTGTGCCCCCACGCTGGTGCCTACCCTTCAGggcactgctccagcctggcaccGGCCACCAGCCCGGCCACGGCAAGTGGGTACCAGCTGACACCTCCCCACTGCTCGCCAGCCTCGGTGGCCCTTGCGGACACCGGGGCGGGGGGAGTCGAGGGAGCGGCTCCTGCGGCATTGCCCGATGCTGCCGGGGCCCGCGCTGGCCTGGCGTCCCCTCCTGGTACAGCCAGCATGGCAGTGGTGGCACTGACCCATGTGGACACCCACGGTGGCTCAGGGAGGCCAGCACACCCCAGGGCTGCCAGCGCCCTGACAGCGGGTCCAGGtccctccctgggctctgcgCCGGTCGGCGGGGCCGGGGTGGGCGGCAGAGCTGGCACAGTCCAGCACGGAATGGCACTGCCGGCGTCACTCGGCGCCAGCGCGTTCCCGCAGGGCGGGCAGCGTCAGGGTCTCCGGCGCCGACTTCTTCCGCGGGCGAGTCTTGGGGGGAGCCAGGAACTCGGGGGCCTCGTCGCTGAGTGGGGTGGAGGGGGCGCTGGCAGGGGCCGAGTGCGTGGCCGtgggctgccccacctcgctgaCCGAGATGGCCGGTGCCACCAGGCCGATGAGCTCGTTGGTGGCCTCCTGCGTCTCCTGCTCGTAGCGCCGCACCTCCTCCATCGTCATCCCTGCCGAGCACAGCCGGGCTTGGGGCCGCTCGGCACGGCCGCGTCCGGCACCCCCTCATCCCAGGCAGCCGGCGCCCCGCGCCCCGGATCCCCACCGAGCTGGGGGAcaggaaggggacagggactggggacTGGGGGACGGGCAGGGAAGGGGATGCTGGGCATCACAGCCAGCTCCCCAACTCCAGCACCAGCCCAGCCAGCAGAGGGGAAGGGATGGACAGGCAGCGCAGGCAGCGCAGGCAGGGGACACGCAGGGAGGGCAGCTGGGAGGGGGGGACACTCCGCCGCAGGGTGCAGGGGGGGCACAAgcccccctgcctgcacccACCCCCTGGCAGCAAGGCGGGGTCCAGAGTGTCCATCCCCGGCAGGCAGAGGGGCTTTAGGGGTGCTGGCTCCCCAGCTTTTGATTTGTGGCCACTTGCATCTGAGTCTCGAAGGCCCGGACCTCTTCCAGGGACATGTCTGGAAGGCAGAGAGCCGCTCGCCGGGGTGGCCCGGCACCCACCGCCAGCTGTCACCAAACCCAGGGCTCCCGTCCCTGTGCCCGCACGTGGCAGTCACCTGCAGCTTGTGTCCCTGCCAGAACGGGGGTTGCAGGCAGCACAGGGTGCTGGGACTCCTCTGCCCATCCTCCCCGAGGGGTGCAGGGGAGCATGCAGCATGTGGGGGTGCAGGCAGGGGTGAGCTAGAAGCGCAGACAAggcaggcagcacaggcagtgcaGGCAGTGCAGGGAGCACAGGCAGTGCAGGCAATGCagacagggcagggagtgcaggCAGTGGCAGGCAATGCAGGCAATGCAGGCAGGGGTGAGCTAGAAGTGCAGacagggcaggcagagcaggcagtgcAGGCAGTGTAGGCAatgcaggcagagcaggcagtggaggcaatgcaggcagagcaggcagtgcaggcagtgcaggcaatgcaggcagagcaggcagtgcaggcagtgcaggcaatgcaggcagagcaggcagtgcaggcaatgcaggcagagcaggcagtgcagggagcacaggcagtgcaggcagcagcacaggcagaggaagagcaggagctgtggcagggtCAGTGGCATCAGCAGTCTGacctgcagcccctccctccatGGGCACCGtgtgccccctccccactgTGCTGGGGTGACCCCACGGACTCACCGCACCACTCGTCCACCCAGGCAAAAGCCTGGCGGTGTCCGATCAGCAGGATGTCCCGGATCACCTGCAACACCATGGGGGTCAGCACCCTGCCActtgtcccccagtgccccccaaccccccactGGGCCCCCTCACCTTGTGCACAAACTGCTCCACCCGCGTCTGCAGCCCCCACACCTCGAACTTGACGCTCACCAGTTTGTAGGAGCACATGATGGGCTTGGTGTGCTGGCGCCAGCCCTCCCGCAGCGGCCCCCGGCCTGTCTTGGCTGAGCTGAAGAAACGGGGGGTCCTGTGGGGATGGGGAACATCAGGGTCAGAGTCCCCCCTTGGGACAGGAGACGAAGGGGTGGCTCCAGGGAACTCCCTCATCCCCAGCCCTGGTACCTCCAGGCTGCGGTAGTAGCGCTCAGGGATCTCATCGAAAGCGATGTCCAGGAAAGAGACCTCGTGGTCGCCCAGGATTTTGTCACTGTGGAAGatctggggaggggagggagggtgaGTGACATGGACCACAAGTCATGAGGTGACAGGTTTGCCAGTTCTCAGCTGCAGTGCACACTCACATTCTCGCTGTCCCCGCAGTTGTCCTCGTACTTGGTCTCGATGTAGATGGAGAACTTGGGCAGGAAGGAGCACTGCAGGGAGGGGCTGTCAGCTGCTCCCCGAGGGACACCACTCCCAGAGATGCCCACCTGAGGGACACCCCACCCCGAGGGACACTCCAGCCCCAACAATGCCCATCCCCAAAAGATGTGCAGTCCAGGGACACTGATCCTGAGGGACACCCATGCAAAGGACTCCCAGCCCTGAGGGACGTCCACCTCCAAGGATGACCATCCTCAAGGAACACCgagccaccaggacaccctCTCCAGGGGAATCCCATCCCCAAGGAAATCTGAGCCCCAAGGGACACCCACCCTGAGGGATGCCCAGCCATAAGGACACCCACCCAAGGGCCACCCACCATGGTGACACCCACCCTGAGGGACACCCACCCCTAAAGGATACCTGTCCCAAAGGACACCCACCCCCAAAAAtgcccccccagcacccccatcCCAGCCACCTGCTGGGGGAGGGGACAGGTCATCCCATGCCACCTCCTTACCGTGTACTCTGCAGGGACACCATGGCACAGCGGCATCACAGGGTGGCGTCACCGGGTGATATCACAGGGAAGAGAGGGAGCAGTGAGaccaggggcagctcctgcagcccccccagcactgggcagggacagggtgcCCAGGGGTGCCCGTCCCGCGCCCTGCCCGGGGCTCACCCGTGATGGTGTAGGGGTAGTAGTTCCAGGCCTTCTCGGTGATGTAGAAGATGCGGGGGGTCACCGCCCGTGCCCAGCTTGGCAGTTTGCTGTGG
Coding sequences within it:
- the LOC137483465 gene encoding LOW QUALITY PROTEIN: cytoplasmic phosphatidylinositol transfer protein 1-like (The sequence of the model RefSeq protein was modified relative to this genomic sequence to represent the inferred CDS: inserted 2 bases in 1 codon; deleted 2 bases in 1 codon), whose translation is MATAREVTASGAAASSAGCWDGSVGGSGASPAPLPAAPQHEPCPRQRLRLRLTPVLPXPCPCHPARSVTMLVKEYRICMPLTTEEYRVGQLYTISKHSHQESEKGEGVEVVKNEPHEDPIHGPGQFTEKRVHLSSKLPSWARAVTPRIFYITEKAWNYYPYTITEYTCSFLPKFSIYIETKYEDNCGDSENIFHSDKILGDHEVSFLDIAFDEIPERYYRSLEVPGLGMRETPRFFSSAKTGRGPLREGWRQHTKPIMCSYKLVSVKFEVWGLQTRVEQFVHKVIRDILLIGHRQAFAWVDEWCGMTMEEVRRYEQETQEATNELIGLVAPAISVSEVGQPTATHSAPASAPSTPLSDEAPEFLAPPKTRPRKKSAPETLTLPALRERAGAE
- the MSS51 gene encoding putative protein MSS51 homolog, mitochondrial codes for the protein MAGGRRRGGGGRRGGPRQHPGTPGPAASPAPLSPAATTAQPNAGAAPKTGRSKKAPEEPAARAPDVDSLGFQAMDRNVPGLSHVILQKLNMKSYEDYKSAMDGKKSGSDFGIRTYFDMFQKMEDTFKFCVECKKLPDALPDPKSLRRCKRCQNVYYCGVACQRANWPLHKKFCKKLKLVALDRLVEWLVFTGDIPFPTDTWTKPARDVKGWEDWFSMQEQLEEKLGAIVAGRYMTLLWANAGKPRPEDTELRESIRRLVTDFHSRPLTIGLGLRLFGIDPLTRPLTVHVVGASHVETLNTRLTDYDELTRMFPGHQGVEMVMVGVDVVDGPIMRPPLTTLAPRGKVYLSSYKGLYHDFWESHVETKLAAPPDLVVGFHPGFHACPDLLAGWLPTLLLLRDYRLPVLFTVYSEQELKASLQILVELETHVVGYASNPFASLRPEQVYSSPNKPPVYCSSHYIALLGAEAVPGTEELEDDDGWQGGEPSAAAVVARGIAPGLG